In one window of Acidobacteriota bacterium DNA:
- a CDS encoding FAD-dependent oxidoreductase produces MSHSRHEAFLRDVTYTNERTKHFKFQISNGHCFEFRPGQFISLDIELDGRKVRRPYSIASAPRADNGFDLCLNMLPEGRVSSWLFNLKPGDKIGFSGPFGFFSLHEPLDPVLAFIATGTGIAPIRAMLQQLYSRPHDSEVWLIFGVRQERDILYREEFEVMAKEHPDFHFVPTLSRPEPGWSGHTGYVQQQVVRYLAGKKGLHAYLCGLRKMIEDVTQEFRTMGCDPRALSYEKYD; encoded by the coding sequence GTGAGTCATTCCCGCCACGAAGCTTTTCTGCGTGACGTCACGTACACCAACGAGCGAACGAAGCATTTCAAGTTCCAGATCTCGAACGGGCACTGCTTTGAGTTTCGCCCGGGCCAGTTCATTTCACTGGATATCGAATTGGACGGCCGAAAGGTCCGCCGGCCCTATTCCATTGCTTCCGCGCCGCGAGCCGACAACGGATTTGATCTTTGCCTGAACATGCTTCCGGAAGGGCGGGTTTCCTCCTGGCTTTTCAATCTGAAGCCGGGTGACAAGATCGGCTTTTCCGGCCCCTTCGGATTTTTCTCTCTTCACGAACCGCTTGATCCCGTATTGGCCTTTATCGCCACGGGGACCGGCATAGCGCCCATTCGCGCCATGCTCCAACAGCTTTATAGCCGTCCGCATGACTCCGAGGTATGGCTCATCTTTGGTGTGCGCCAGGAACGTGACATCCTTTACCGTGAAGAGTTTGAGGTGATGGCTAAAGAACATCCCGATTTCCACTTTGTTCCCACACTCAGCCGTCCTGAGCCTGGCTGGAGCGGCCACACCGGTTACGTCCAGCAGCAGGTTGTCCGCTATCTGGCGGGGAAGAAAGGCCTCCACGCGTACCTCTGCGGGCTGCGCAAGATGATTGAGGACGTGACACAGGAGTTCCGCACGATGGGCTGCGATCCCAGGGCGCTCAGCTACGAGAAGTATGATTAG
- a CDS encoding carbonic anhydrase produces the protein MTATHQNFDSAPIHAEGIAGEIWADLMEGNQRFQSGRPVQRQLVARRTELASQQSPPAIILACSDSRVCPSLIFDKNLGDLFVIRTAGNVADPVALGSIEFAAEYLRSRVLVIMGHEKCGAVEAAASGSQAASPNLESIVAKVRPAIDMVKGKADGDGLLRLAERANVHISAADILSKSPLLQKKVSDGDIALIKAIYHLSTGQVIRLTD, from the coding sequence ATGACTGCTACACATCAAAATTTTGATTCAGCCCCAATTCATGCTGAGGGAATAGCCGGCGAAATCTGGGCTGACCTCATGGAGGGCAACCAGCGTTTCCAGTCCGGCAGGCCGGTCCAGAGGCAACTGGTTGCGCGGCGCACGGAACTCGCCAGCCAACAGAGCCCGCCGGCCATCATTCTGGCGTGCTCTGACAGCCGGGTGTGCCCAAGCCTGATCTTCGATAAGAACCTGGGCGACCTATTTGTTATTCGGACGGCGGGCAACGTTGCAGATCCGGTTGCGCTGGGCAGCATCGAGTTTGCAGCGGAGTATTTGCGGTCCAGGGTCCTCGTGATCATGGGACATGAGAAGTGCGGAGCTGTGGAAGCGGCTGCCTCAGGCAGTCAGGCTGCCTCGCCGAACCTGGAATCGATCGTCGCCAAGGTCCGTCCCGCCATCGACATGGTCAAGGGCAAAGCCGACGGAGACGGGTTGTTGCGGTTGGCCGAGCGGGCCAACGTCCACATAAGTGCAGCCGACATTTTGTCCAAAAGCCCCTTGCTCCAAAAGAAAGTTTCGGATGGAGATATTGCTCTTATCAAGGCCATCTATCACCTGAGCACAGGCCAGGTCATCCGCCTGACTGATTAG
- a CDS encoding peptidoglycan-binding protein codes for MRPLGPGYWLARARAPEGIGEIQQALANLGYLDTPPTTSWDANAVAALKRFQQARGLPEQAGELDIWTAGALMPSLPPVPGVPVYLRAEPAMSVALLGWLNTTPDGRKEIQQALAEAGVYSGPINGLVGVPTRDALKAFQAANGLEPSGVVDWDTAVKLSSLLPQPK; via the coding sequence ATGCGGCCCCTGGGGCCCGGCTACTGGCTGGCGCGCGCGCGCGCGCCCGAGGGGATTGGGGAAATCCAGCAGGCGCTGGCGAACCTGGGCTATCTGGACACCCCGCCAACCACTAGCTGGGATGCGAATGCCGTTGCCGCCCTGAAGCGGTTCCAGCAGGCGCGTGGCCTGCCGGAGCAAGCAGGGGAGCTCGATATTTGGACGGCTGGCGCGCTCATGCCGTCGCTGCCCCCCGTCCCCGGCGTGCCCGTGTACCTGCGAGCCGAGCCCGCGATGAGCGTCGCGCTCCTAGGCTGGCTCAACACGACGCCGGACGGCAGGAAAGAGATCCAGCAGGCGCTGGCCGAGGCGGGCGTCTACAGCGGCCCGATCAATGGACTCGTTGGCGTGCCGACGCGCGACGCGCTGAAAGCCTTCCAAGCCGCCAACGGGCTGGAGCCGTCGGGCGTAGTGGACTGGGACACGGCCGTAAAACTCTCATCACTTCTGCCCCAGCCGAAGTAG